From Pseudoalteromonas rubra, one genomic window encodes:
- a CDS encoding CsiV family protein translates to MIRTALSLTLLSAALLASASASAKRWYEVELIAFAQQDNEQLQEDFTIENPELNLNRTLDLLTKGYNSAGQQACLNGDSRFDPRPVTSRFVQQDASWHCADGVDYMAQYQQLPLTPHAEPQDHKQNIYLLNEEQLKFDSVLNKLKKKGLKPILHTGWRFPDQSKKRAPNILVYGGQKFEQPASYVARLGAPDDGFISLLGEPKQVAQKEQDPTLWQLQGWMKIHIRHYLYVTSNFDYHYKSDEGDLQSARMSQFTRVYSGDIHYLDHPKMGIIFQIRKYRH, encoded by the coding sequence ATGATAAGGACAGCCCTTTCCCTGACATTACTGAGCGCTGCGCTATTGGCCTCTGCTTCGGCCAGCGCAAAACGCTGGTATGAAGTTGAGCTGATCGCCTTCGCTCAGCAGGATAACGAGCAACTGCAAGAGGATTTTACAATTGAAAATCCCGAGCTGAATTTAAACCGAACACTGGACCTGCTCACTAAAGGCTACAACAGTGCCGGCCAGCAGGCTTGTCTCAATGGTGACAGTCGTTTTGATCCGCGCCCGGTTACCAGCCGCTTTGTGCAGCAAGATGCGTCCTGGCACTGCGCCGATGGCGTAGACTATATGGCACAGTATCAACAACTCCCGCTAACGCCCCACGCAGAGCCACAGGACCATAAGCAAAACATTTACTTGCTCAACGAGGAGCAGCTTAAGTTTGACAGCGTGCTCAATAAGTTAAAAAAGAAAGGGCTGAAGCCAATTCTGCACACTGGCTGGCGCTTTCCCGACCAAAGTAAAAAGCGCGCACCAAACATACTCGTATATGGTGGACAAAAGTTCGAGCAACCCGCCAGCTATGTGGCCCGTTTAGGTGCCCCGGACGATGGCTTTATCAGCCTGCTGGGCGAACCTAAACAGGTTGCGCAAAAGGAACAAGATCCGACACTGTGGCAGCTACAGGGTTGGATGAAAATCCACATACGGCATTATTTATATGTTACCAGTAACTTTGACTATCATTACAAAAGTGATGAAGGCGACCTACAAAGCGCCAGAATGTCTCAGTTTACCCGGGTATACAGCGGCGACATTCATTATTTAGATCATCCCAAAATGGGGATCATCTTCCAAATCAGAAAATACAGACACTGA